One region of Quercus lobata isolate SW786 chromosome 2, ValleyOak3.0 Primary Assembly, whole genome shotgun sequence genomic DNA includes:
- the LOC115975748 gene encoding uncharacterized protein LOC115975748 isoform X1 yields MIKRQFYHIEHANKDDASDSSSSSDSEVEAEEIEESEDDAVPEVQENNECCSTSSGYESEDSSANEVDLESSGLPISDDDAETGNEKQIHTDSQLSGKHDYEELKIQSNIMAQKESIPEDIPDCILKCKSVFKCRICPRIICLNEETLRAHLESKRHARSEKLLNEGRLKAMLNSDGEIENQETAAEMNARILAIPLGSKKRKNRRRHGEKKKKTKLQKTGDEEKISRAKQSAKSPAKKRRKNEN; encoded by the exons atgataaagaggCAGTTCTACCATATAGAACATGCCAATAAAGATGATGCCTCAGATTCATCTTCGTCTTCTGACTCCGAAGTAGAAGCAGAAGAAATAGAAGAATCAGAAGATGATGCAGTTCCAGAAGTGCAAGAGAATAATGAATGTTGCTCTACCTCATCTG GTTATGAGAGTGAGGATAGCTCGGCAAATGAGGTTGATCTTGAATCATCAG GTCTACCAATAAGTGATGATGATGCTGAAACtggaaatgaaaaacaaatccATACTGACAGTCAGTTGTCTGGTAAACATGATTATGAAGAACTGAAGATACAGTCTAATATCATGGCTCAAAAGGAATCAATACCGGAAGATATTCCAGACTGTATATTAAAATGCAAATCGGTTTTTAAGTGCAGGATATGCCCTAGAATTATCTGTTTGAATGAGGAGACACTGAGGGCTCATCTCGAGTCCAAG agaCATGCTCGATCTGAGAAATTATTAAATGAAGGTAGGCTGAAGGCCATGCTCAACAGTGATGGGGAGATTGAGAACCAAGAGACTGCTGCAGAGATGAATGCTCGAATTTTAGCTATTCCATTg GGtagtaaaaaaaggaaaaacagaaGAAGGCatggtgagaaaaagaaaaaaacaaag TTACAGAAAACCGGAGATGAAGAGAAAATCAGCAGAGCAAAGCAATCGGCAAAAAGCCCAGCCAAGAAAAGGCGTAAAAATGAGAACTGA
- the LOC115975748 gene encoding uncharacterized protein LOC115975748 isoform X2 produces MIKRQFYHIEHANKDDASDSSSSSDSEVEAEEIEESEDDAVPEVQENNECCSTSSGYESEDSSANEVDLESSGLPISDDDAETGNEKQIHTDSQLSGKHDYEELKIQSNIMAQKESIPEDIPDCILKCKSVFKCRICPRIICLNEETLRAHLESKRHARSEKLLNEGRLKAMLNSDGEIENQETAAEMNARILAIPLGSKKRKNRRRHGEKKKKTKKTGDEEKISRAKQSAKSPAKKRRKNEN; encoded by the exons atgataaagaggCAGTTCTACCATATAGAACATGCCAATAAAGATGATGCCTCAGATTCATCTTCGTCTTCTGACTCCGAAGTAGAAGCAGAAGAAATAGAAGAATCAGAAGATGATGCAGTTCCAGAAGTGCAAGAGAATAATGAATGTTGCTCTACCTCATCTG GTTATGAGAGTGAGGATAGCTCGGCAAATGAGGTTGATCTTGAATCATCAG GTCTACCAATAAGTGATGATGATGCTGAAACtggaaatgaaaaacaaatccATACTGACAGTCAGTTGTCTGGTAAACATGATTATGAAGAACTGAAGATACAGTCTAATATCATGGCTCAAAAGGAATCAATACCGGAAGATATTCCAGACTGTATATTAAAATGCAAATCGGTTTTTAAGTGCAGGATATGCCCTAGAATTATCTGTTTGAATGAGGAGACACTGAGGGCTCATCTCGAGTCCAAG agaCATGCTCGATCTGAGAAATTATTAAATGAAGGTAGGCTGAAGGCCATGCTCAACAGTGATGGGGAGATTGAGAACCAAGAGACTGCTGCAGAGATGAATGCTCGAATTTTAGCTATTCCATTg GGtagtaaaaaaaggaaaaacagaaGAAGGCatggtgagaaaaagaaaaaaacaaag AAAACCGGAGATGAAGAGAAAATCAGCAGAGCAAAGCAATCGGCAAAAAGCCCAGCCAAGAAAAGGCGTAAAAATGAGAACTGA
- the LOC115965641 gene encoding uncharacterized protein LOC115965641 produces MSDVLYRATKYMNAEDALLARKEKPKKRERQEDTLQDRERKMARTGDRRDEKRFRPPTGKFTSFTPLTAPIDQVLMQIKDKGALTFPGKLKGDPSKRPSDKQGKLQRFVNKERTNPPQEQAPRRENEHFRPAIRDIRMIVRGTTIAGSSKKARKTYLRMVHSVQLTGSVPKMPRIDNPIIGFSEDDARRLHHLHDDALVVSLQIGDYNMHRVLVDNDSSTDILYYLAFQQMRIDRKRLTPTNAPLVGFGGTKVFPLGAITLYVTAGDYPQQMTREVTFLVVDCSSAYNAILGWPTLNFWKVVTSTYHLMIKFPTEYGVGELRGNQVSAWECYIAMLKMED; encoded by the exons ATGTCGGACGTGCTTTACAGAGCCACCAAATACATGAACGCGGAAGATGCATTGCTGGCCCGCAAGGAGAAGCCCAAAAAGAGGGAAAGGCAGGAGGACACACTACAGGATAGGGAGCGAAAGATGGCTAGAACCGGAGATCGACGAGATGAAAAGCGCTTTAGACCCCCCACTGGGAAGTTCACGAGCTTCACCCCATTAACCGCCCCGATAGATCAAGTCTTAATGCAAATCAAAGACAAAGGAGCCCTGACGTTCCCTGGTAAGCTAAAGGGAGATCCCAGCAAGAGGCCAAGTGACAA ACAAGGGAAGCTACAAAGGTTCGTCAACAAAGAAAGAACCAATCCGCCCCAGGAGCAGGCCCCACGACGGGAGAATGAGCACTTTAGACCAGCTATAAGGGACATAAGAATGATCGTAAGGGGCACAACCATTGCCGGATCTTCCAAAAAAGCCCGCAAAACCTACCTCAGAATGGTCCATAGCGTCCAACTTACAGGATCTGTACCTAAAATGCCACGAATAGACAACCCCATCATCGGATTTTCAGAAGATGATGCTCGGAGACTTCACCATCTGCATGATGACGCACTTGTGGTCAGCTTGCAAATAGGAGATTATAACATGCATCGGGTCCTTGTCGACAACGATAGCTCAACGGACATACTATACTACCTggcattccagcaaatgagaATTGACAGGAAACGGTTAACCCCAACAAATGCCCCTCTCGTGGGATTTGGAGGAACAAAGGTGTTCCCCTTGGGCGCAATCACACTATATGTGACGGCAGGTGACTATCCTCAACAGATGACTAGGGAGGTAACGTTTCTCGTAGTCGActgctcgtccgcctacaatgccatTCTCGGATGGCCCACTCTCAATTTCTGGAAGGTGGTAACTTCAACATACCACTTGATGATTAAATTCCCGACGGAGTACGGGGTAGGAGAACTGCGAGGAAATCAAGTATCAGCATGGGAATGCTATATTGCCATGTTAAAGATGGAGGATTAA
- the LOC115975749 gene encoding protein DETOXIFICATION 7-like isoform X1, producing the protein MLESEEKNWIIIPLAFVQELKKASSIAAPMVVVSILQYLLQVVSIIMVGHLGELSLSGVAIATSLTNVTGFSLLSGMAGGLETLCGQAYGAEQFQKLGTYTYTAIISLILVCPPVCVLWIFMDKILILLGQDPTISLEACKYSMWLIPALFGGAVLKPLTRYLQSQSLTLPMLFSSIVILSFHIPACWILVYKLKLGSHGAAIAFGSSTWLNVILLSLFTIYSSACEKTRVPFSKDVLLGISEFYRLAIPSAVMVCLKWWSCELLTLLSGLLPNAKLETSVLSICLTISTLHFTVAYGFGAAASTRISNELGAGNPQAARVTVWATMFLSITEGIIVSVTLFFCRYVLGYAYSNEKQVVNYIAVMAPLICLSILMDSLQAVLSGVARGSGWQHIGAYVNLGAFYLVGLPVGAVLGFVLHLRGKGLWIGIIAGSIVQSTLLSLITGFTNWKKQADKARERIFERKSSVNSQSDRIDKEAT; encoded by the exons atgcTAGAGAGTGAAGAGAAAAACTGGATAATAATACCGCTTGCATTTGTGCAAGAGCTCAAGAAGGCTTCCTCTATAGCTGCACCAATGGTGGTGGTGTCAATTCTGCAGTATCTTTTACAAGTAGTATCTATTATAATGGTTGGACACCTTGGTGAACTTTCACTCTCTGGCGTTGCCATTGCCACCTCTCTCACCAACGTAACCGGCTTTAGCCTTCTT TCCGGAATGGCTGGTGGGTTGGAAACTCTATGTGGGCAAGCTTATGGAGCAGAGCAGTTTCAAAAACTTGGAACCTATACTTACACTGCAATCATTTCTCTCATTCTGGTTTGTCCCCCAGTTTGTGTTCTATGGATTTTCATGGACAAAATATTAATTCTCTTAGGCCAAGACCCTACAATATCCCTTGAAGCTTGCAAATACTCAATGTGGCTCATTCCTGCACTATTTGGCGGTGCAGTACTTAAGCCACTTACTCGTTACCTGCAGTCACAAAGTTTGACTCTTCCAATGCTCTTTAGCTCCATTGTTATTCTATCTTTTCACATACCTGCATGTTGGATTCTTGTGTATAAGTTGAAATTAGGAAGTCATGGTGCAGCAATAGCCTTCGGTTCATCAACTTGGCTGAACGTGATATTACTAAGCCTTTTTACGATTTATTCTTCGGCATGTGAGAAAACACGTGTCCCTTTTTCAAAAGATGTTTTGCTTGGTATCTCAGAATTCTATCGCCTTGCTATCCCTTCTGCTGTAATGGTTTG TCTTAAATGGTGGTCATGTGAGCTGCTTACTTTGCTGTCTGGCCTTCTGCCAAATGCAAAGCTGGAGACTTCAGTGCTCTCTATATG CCTTACAATTTCTACATTGCACTTCACTGTAGCCTATGGATTTGGGGCTGCTGCAAG TACTCGGATTTCAAATGAACTGGGAGCTGGAAACCCACAAGCAGCTAGAGTGACTGTTTGGGCTACAATGTTCCTTTCCATCACAGAGGGAATTATTGTGAGCGTGACTCTCTTCTTTTGCCGCTATGTTTTGGGATATGCATACAGCAATGAGAAGCAGGTTGTGAATTATATCGCAGTTATGGCTCCATTGATTTGTCTCTCAATATTAATGGACAGCTTACAAGCAGTTCTTTCTG GCGTTGCTCGAGGAAGTGGATGGCAGCACATTGGTGCCTATGTCAACCTTGGGGCATTTTATCTGGTTGGACTCCCAGTGGGAGCTGTACTTGGTTTTGTTCTACATTTAAGAGGGAAAGGCCTTTGGATTGGGATCATTGCTGGGTCTATTGTGCAATCAACTCTTCTTTCTCTTATAACAGGTTTCACAAATTGGAAAAAACAG GCAGACAAGGCAAGAGAGAGGATATTTGAGAGGAAATCTTCAGTGAACAGTCAATCAGATAGAATTGACAAAGAAGCAACTTAA
- the LOC115975749 gene encoding protein DETOXIFICATION 3-like isoform X2 — MLESEEKNWIIIPLAFVQELKKASSIAAPMVVVSILQYLLQVVSIIMVGHLGELSLSGVAIATSLTNVTGFSLLSGMAGGLETLCGQAYGAEQFQKLGTYTYTAIISLILVCPPVCVLWIFMDKILILLGQDPTISLEACKYSMWLIPALFGGAVLKPLTRYLQSQSLTLPMLFSSIVILSFHIPACWILVYKLKLGSHGAAIAFGSSTWLNVILLSLFTIYSSACEKTRVPFSKDVLLGISEFYRLAIPSAVMVCLKWWSCELLTLLSGLLPNAKLETSVLSICLTISTLHFTVAYGFGAAASTRISNELGAGNPQAARVTVWATMFLSITEGIIVSVTLFFCRYVLGYAYSNEKQVVNYIAVMAPLICLSILMDSLQAVLSEAVTAVHIYGTYI; from the exons atgcTAGAGAGTGAAGAGAAAAACTGGATAATAATACCGCTTGCATTTGTGCAAGAGCTCAAGAAGGCTTCCTCTATAGCTGCACCAATGGTGGTGGTGTCAATTCTGCAGTATCTTTTACAAGTAGTATCTATTATAATGGTTGGACACCTTGGTGAACTTTCACTCTCTGGCGTTGCCATTGCCACCTCTCTCACCAACGTAACCGGCTTTAGCCTTCTT TCCGGAATGGCTGGTGGGTTGGAAACTCTATGTGGGCAAGCTTATGGAGCAGAGCAGTTTCAAAAACTTGGAACCTATACTTACACTGCAATCATTTCTCTCATTCTGGTTTGTCCCCCAGTTTGTGTTCTATGGATTTTCATGGACAAAATATTAATTCTCTTAGGCCAAGACCCTACAATATCCCTTGAAGCTTGCAAATACTCAATGTGGCTCATTCCTGCACTATTTGGCGGTGCAGTACTTAAGCCACTTACTCGTTACCTGCAGTCACAAAGTTTGACTCTTCCAATGCTCTTTAGCTCCATTGTTATTCTATCTTTTCACATACCTGCATGTTGGATTCTTGTGTATAAGTTGAAATTAGGAAGTCATGGTGCAGCAATAGCCTTCGGTTCATCAACTTGGCTGAACGTGATATTACTAAGCCTTTTTACGATTTATTCTTCGGCATGTGAGAAAACACGTGTCCCTTTTTCAAAAGATGTTTTGCTTGGTATCTCAGAATTCTATCGCCTTGCTATCCCTTCTGCTGTAATGGTTTG TCTTAAATGGTGGTCATGTGAGCTGCTTACTTTGCTGTCTGGCCTTCTGCCAAATGCAAAGCTGGAGACTTCAGTGCTCTCTATATG CCTTACAATTTCTACATTGCACTTCACTGTAGCCTATGGATTTGGGGCTGCTGCAAG TACTCGGATTTCAAATGAACTGGGAGCTGGAAACCCACAAGCAGCTAGAGTGACTGTTTGGGCTACAATGTTCCTTTCCATCACAGAGGGAATTATTGTGAGCGTGACTCTCTTCTTTTGCCGCTATGTTTTGGGATATGCATACAGCAATGAGAAGCAGGTTGTGAATTATATCGCAGTTATGGCTCCATTGATTTGTCTCTCAATATTAATGGACAGCTTACAAGCAGTTCTTTCTG AGGCTGTAACTGCAGTTCATATATATGGAACCTATATATAA